Proteins encoded together in one Mus caroli chromosome 4, CAROLI_EIJ_v1.1, whole genome shotgun sequence window:
- the Tmem82 gene encoding transmembrane protein 82: MFSLPSLSSWLPSLPSFEWGSSLFDSLLQGLIGALGVSVLNSLLKVYFFVACVNDPQRQPQKQRLRAQWASLEMLHLAGLTLFLTLIGSRVASLVVLEFSLRAVSMLLSLGKGSGDKERLQLFLVCQFSLGCGLSCGLSFLQEGAPHRSLNLLLSLGLAVLLALGARRLTRHICSLYELHSSQRYCGVCLGLLASQHGMPRLLSRTLTVAFAVSDLAAVALINKDFLSSSEAVRFWTPLTICYTLLVIYMQEEQRQHRFSLQGQVQTVLVRMGGLFLLLMTVGRWLDLLSIFFSLLGELWCLAGIRALIDLCQIQGFPPQRPTVTAAVTAEGESGWTNPCEPRPSTPAPARSAVPS; encoded by the exons atgttctccctgccttccctctcctcctggcTCCCCAGCCTCCCTTCCTTTGAGTGGGGTTCCAGTCTCTTCGACAGCCTTCTGCAAG GCTTGATCGGGGCCCTTGGAGTCTCGGTTCTCAACAGTCTCCTGAAAGTTTACTTCTTCGTGGCCTGTGTCAA TGACCCCCAGCGGCAGCCCCAAAAGCAGCGGCTGAGAGCACAATGGGCCTCGTTGGAGATGCTGCATCTGGCTGGTCTGACCCTGTTCCTGACCTTGATAGGGTCCCGGGTAGCCTCCCTCGTGGTCTTGGAGTTCTCGCTCAGGGCTGTGTCCATGCTGCTGTCTCTGGGCAAG GGCTCCGGGGACAAGGAAAGGCTCCAGCTCTTCCTGGTGTGTCAGTTCTCCCTGGGCTGTGGGCTAAGCTGTGGCCTGAGCTTCCTCCAGGAAGGTGCCCCTCACCGCTCCCTGAACCTGCTGCTGAGCCTGGGGCTGGCTGTACTCCTTGCCCTGGGTGCCCGGCGCCTAACCCGCCACATCTGCAGCCTCTATGAACTGCACAGCAGCCAGCGCTACTGTGGGGTCTGCTTgggcctgctggccagccagcacgGCATGCCCAGGCTCCTGAGCCGCACTCTGACAGTAGCCTTTGCTGTGAGTGATCTGGCGGCTGTGGCTCTCATCAACAAGGACTTCCTGAGCTCCTCAGAGGCCGTGCGGTTCTGGACCCCGCTCACCATCTGTTACACACTATTGGTCATCTACATGCAGG AGGAGCAGCGGCAACATCGCTTCAGCCTACAGGGCCAGGTCCAGACGGTGCTGGTGCGCATGGGTGGCCTCTTCCTTCTGTTGATGACCGTGGGCCGCTGGCTGGATCTCCTGAGtatctttttctcccttttgggTGAGCTGTGGTGCTTAGCCGGTATTCGTGCCTTAATCGACCTCTGCCAGATACAG GGCTTTCCACCCCAGAGGCCTACAGTAACAGCAGCAGTAACAGCAGAAGGAGAATCAGGATGGACAAATCCATGTGAGCCCCGGCCTTCCACACCTGCCCCAGCCAGGAGCGCGGTCCCCTCCTGA
- the Slc25a34 gene encoding solute carrier family 25 member 34 isoform X1 has translation MKPTRAQMAPAMDSREMVSPAVDLVLGASACCLACVFTNPLEVVKTRLQLQGELQAPGTYPRPYRGFVSSVAAVARADGLWGLQKGLAAGLLYQGLMNGVRFYCYSLACQAGLTQQPGGTVIAGAAAGALGAFVGSPAYLVKTQLQAQTVATMAVGHQHQHQGVLSALETIWRQQGMLGLWRGVGGAVPRVTVGSAAQLATFTSAKAWVQDRQWFLEDSWLVTLAGGMISSIAVVTVMTPLDVVSTRLYNQPVDRAGRGQLYGGLADCLVKTCQQEGPLALYKGLGPAYLRLGPHTILSMFFWDELRKLATRAQHQGT, from the exons ATGAAGCCGACTCGGGCACAGATGGCTCCTGCCATGGATTCGAGGGAGATGGTGTCCCCGGCTGTGGACCTGGTGCTGGGTGCCTCAGCCTGCTGCCTGGCCTGTGTATTCACCAACCCCCTGGAAGTGGTAAAGACCCGTCTACAACTGCAGGGGGAACTGCAGGCCCCAGGCACCTACCCACGGCCCTACCGGGGCTTTGTGTCTTCTGTTGCAGCCGTGGCCCGGGCAGATGGGCTGTGGGGCCTGCAGAAGGGGCTGGCTGCTGGCCTTCTCTACCAGGGCCTCATGAATGGTGTCCGTTTCTACTGCTATAGCCTGgcatgccaggctggcctcacccaACAACCAGGAGGCACTGTGATCGCAGGCGCTGCGGCTGGGGCATTGGGGGCCTTCGTGGGGAGTCCTGCTTACCTG GTCAAGACACAGCTACAGGCCCAGACAGTGGCTACTATGGCTGTGGGgcatcagcaccagcatcag GGTGTCCTGAGTGCGCTGGAGACCATCTGGCGCCAACAGGGCATGCTGGGGCTGTGGCGGGGTGTGGGTGGGGCCGTGCCCCGAGTCACAGTAGGTTCAGCTGCCCAGCTGGCCACCTTTACCTCTGCCAAGGCATGGGTACAGGATCGACAG TGGTTTTTGGAGGACAGCTGGCTGGTGACCCTGGCCGGCGGCATGATCAGCAGTATAGCTGTGGTTACAGTCATGACACCCCTGGACGTCGTCAGCACGCGGCTGTACAATCAGCCAGTGGACAGAGCTGGCAGG GGCCAGCTGTATGGGGGCCTCGCTGATTGCCTGGTGAAGACCTGTCAACAGGAGGGACCCCTGGCGCTCTACAAAGGCCTAGGCCCTGCCTATCTGCGCTTGGGTCCCCACACCATCCTTAGCATGTTCTTCTGGGATGAGCTTCGGAAACTGGCCACGAGGGCCCAGCACCAGGGCACCTAG
- the Slc25a34 gene encoding solute carrier family 25 member 34 isoform X2 yields MKPTRAQMAPAMDSREMVSPAVDLVLGASACCLACVFTNPLEVVKTRLQLQGELQAPGTYPRPYRGFVSSVAAVARADGLWGLQKGLAAGLLYQGLMNGVRFYCYSLACQAGLTQQPGGTVIAGAAAGALGAFVGSPAYLVKTQLQAQTVATMAVGHQHQHQWFLEDSWLVTLAGGMISSIAVVTVMTPLDVVSTRLYNQPVDRAGRGQLYGGLADCLVKTCQQEGPLALYKGLGPAYLRLGPHTILSMFFWDELRKLATRAQHQGT; encoded by the exons ATGAAGCCGACTCGGGCACAGATGGCTCCTGCCATGGATTCGAGGGAGATGGTGTCCCCGGCTGTGGACCTGGTGCTGGGTGCCTCAGCCTGCTGCCTGGCCTGTGTATTCACCAACCCCCTGGAAGTGGTAAAGACCCGTCTACAACTGCAGGGGGAACTGCAGGCCCCAGGCACCTACCCACGGCCCTACCGGGGCTTTGTGTCTTCTGTTGCAGCCGTGGCCCGGGCAGATGGGCTGTGGGGCCTGCAGAAGGGGCTGGCTGCTGGCCTTCTCTACCAGGGCCTCATGAATGGTGTCCGTTTCTACTGCTATAGCCTGgcatgccaggctggcctcacccaACAACCAGGAGGCACTGTGATCGCAGGCGCTGCGGCTGGGGCATTGGGGGCCTTCGTGGGGAGTCCTGCTTACCTG GTCAAGACACAGCTACAGGCCCAGACAGTGGCTACTATGGCTGTGGGgcatcagcaccagcatcag TGGTTTTTGGAGGACAGCTGGCTGGTGACCCTGGCCGGCGGCATGATCAGCAGTATAGCTGTGGTTACAGTCATGACACCCCTGGACGTCGTCAGCACGCGGCTGTACAATCAGCCAGTGGACAGAGCTGGCAGG GGCCAGCTGTATGGGGGCCTCGCTGATTGCCTGGTGAAGACCTGTCAACAGGAGGGACCCCTGGCGCTCTACAAAGGCCTAGGCCCTGCCTATCTGCGCTTGGGTCCCCACACCATCCTTAGCATGTTCTTCTGGGATGAGCTTCGGAAACTGGCCACGAGGGCCCAGCACCAGGGCACCTAG